The nucleotide sequence CTCGGATCGCTCCTGCAGCCATCTCGTTGTTGGCCACGAACAGCGCCGTCGGAAGGTTGCGGTTCGCGCTGTGCCCGAACAGCTCGAGGGTGGCACGGTAGCCCCCCTCTTCACGGAAATCGCCGACGGCCACCATGGCTTCGTCGGGTGCCATTCCCCCGGCAGCCATGGCCTGCCGGTACCCCTCGAGACGCCGGGCGCCCGTGGTGAGATGGAGCGACCCGGCCACGTGAGCCACCCGCCGATGCCCGAGCTCGAGCAGGTGCTCGACGGCCATGCGGGCACCGGCGCGGTTGTCGACCAACACCGCGTCAGCCTCCAGCCCCTCGATCACGCGGTCGACCTGCACTACGGGGATGCCCGTGCGGAGGCTTTCCTGGAGCAGATCCTGATTACGGCCGCACGGGGCGATGATGAGGCCCCGCACTCGCCAGCTCAAGAGCGTCTCGAGAGAGGCTCGCTCGCGCTCCGAGTCCTCGTCGCTGTTGGACAAGATCACCGTAAAGCCGCGGGCTCTCGCAATCGCTTCCACAGCGCGAGCCAGCTCGGCGTGGAAGGGGTTGGTGATGTCGGCCAGTATGAGCCCAATCGTTTGCGAATTGCGGACGCGCAGGCTGCGTGCGATGGTGCTCGGCCGGTAGCGGTGGCGCCGGACGGCCGCCTCCACCCGGACTCGGGTTTCGGGTGCCACCATCTCAGGGTGGTTGAGGGCCCGGCTCACCGTGGACGCCGAGAGCCCCAGTTTCGCGGCGATCTCCTTGATCGTCACCGTGCATCCCACACCGCGGCAACGCAGCTGAGTCTCTCTTCCATCACAATCGATTGCATCCCCTGCTCCCCGTATACGACATAGGCGGCGCCACTCCTCCTGCCTGGATCGGAAATCGGTAAAATCGGCGGAAGAGCAATCGATTCCGACTACCAGCCCCAAGGGGCCATCCGGTCCGAGTACTCGGTCGTAGCCCTCAGGAGGGACGGCACCGCGATCGCTATCCGCACGTGAGCCATCGTACGGGGCTTGCGTGACGATCGGCCAGGGGTTGGCAATTAGCGAAGCGGTTCGTCAGGATCCGTCGTTGCGCGGGCATTCTGAAAACGTCGAGATCGCGTACACCTTGCGGTTTGCCGTGCCCGTCCCTACCCGTTTGCCGGCTCGACGAGTCCCTGGCCATCGTCTCAGCGCATGAAGATCCTGCCCGGCCTCCGCCCCACCCCTACCCAGGCCGGACGCTTGCGCCTCGCCATCACCGCCAGGGCGACGACCAGGAGCCACTGCAGGAAGGCGCCGATGGTGAGCCGCTCCCACAGGCCCATCCACCCCGAGCCGGTCGCCGCACTCCACGCGGCCATGGCGCCGGTACCGAAAACCACCGTGACAGAGACGAACGAGTAAAGCCCGTAACCCGCCCATCGCCCGCTCCGGCTGAAGGCGAGCCCGGCGCTCGCCATGGCGACCATGGAGGCGAGCGAGACGAGGCCGGCCAACACCACGTGGCCGGTACCGGCCGGGGTAGCCTCGCTTCCGATGGGATCCATGGGAAACCACAGGGTCATCACGCCGCCGAGTACCCCGACCATCGCGAGAACTCCGCCTGCGAAACGGCCCGCGCCCCGGGCGTGCCGATCCGTACGCGCCTCGAACGCCTGCGACAGAGCCACGCCGAACGTGACGACCAGGGCGTTGTACACCAGGAACCACGGGTCGAGGGAGGCCTTTGCGGGAGCACCCGTCTGGATGAGTTCGCTGATGGCATTGCGGGCGTGGCTGTAACCCGGAGTGGCTGCGGCCCCGGCGACCACGGTGACGGCGTACAGGATGGGTGCGACAATGCCTGCGACGATGCCGAGCATCCCAAACATGGGCAATGCCTCCTCCTCAGGGCCGGCGATTGGCGAAAGGCGCGTCCGGCATGGCCCGGTGCTCCTTTCCAGGCGCCCGCGGCCGTCCCCTGCCCTCCGGCCTCGATGCAACCCCCTTCCTGGTCATCGTCCGCAGGGTCCTTCGTCGTGAGCACGGCGGGCGCCGTGCTATGATGGCTCCGACGCAGGAGGGGAGCTCTTGCGCGTGCAACCGTACCGATGAGTACCGGCGAGGCTCGCAGGGAAAGGAACGATGAGGCCGCATGAGGCATCCCGTCGGGGTCGGTAGGGCGGCGGGTCGAACGGCCTGGGGCGCGCGGGTCGTCGCGATGGCCCTCCTGGCAGCGGTGACGCTGGGCGCGTGGACGCCGCCGGGCGACGTGGCCCGGGGACAGCCGGCGACGCATCCGCTTCAGATCGTGCTGTTCATCGGGGATGGAATGGGACACCAGCACCTGGAGCTGTTGCGGGCGTACCGGCACAGCAAGCCGTTCGTGGACGAGCTCGAGCCTGCCGCCTCGCTTGCGACCCGTTCGCTTTCCGGCGTGACCGATTCGGCCGCGGCGGCGACAGCCCTGTCGACCGGCCACCCGACCGCCAACGGGATGGTGGCCATGGGCCCGCACGGAGAGCGATGGCCCACCCTGCTGGAGCGGGCCAAGCAGGCCGGCATGCGGGTAGGCCTGGTGAGCACGACCACCGTGACCGACGCGACCCCGGCCGCGTTCGCGGCTCACGTCGAGCGCCGCCAGGAGCACCAATCGGTCGCGCGCCAGTACCTGGATCTCGGCGTCGACGTGATCCTCGGCGGGGGGCGCTACCAGTGGGCGCATCGCACGCCGGACGGCGGCGGCCAAGCACTTCTGGAACGGGCTCGGTCGCTGGGTTATCTGGTCGTGCAGGCGAGCTCCGAGCTGCGTACGGTGGCTCAAAAGGCGGCAGAGCGGAGCCAGGCCGCAGGAGAGCAGGCGAAGCTGCTCGGCCTGTTTGCCGACGGCCCCATGGCCTACGAGGCCGAGCGGCCTCCTCACCAGCCTTCGCTGGCCGAGATGACCGAAACGGCGCTACGGTGGCTCGACGGCGGGAGCGGGCAGCCGTTCGTGCTGGTGGTGGAGGCGGGCCGCATCGACCACCTCGGCCACGAGGGCCGGGTGGACATCCTCCCGCAGGAGATGCAGGCCCTCGACGAGGCCGTGGGAGTGGCGCTACGCTTTGCGGCAAAGCGGCCCGGCACTCTCGTCGTGCTCACGGCGGATCACGAGACGGGAGGTCTGGAGCGTTCGGCCGCCCGCATCTGGTACTTCCGGTGGCCGGGTGGGCACACGAGCCGGGAAGTGCCCCTGCGGGTCAAGGGCGCGGGGGCCGAGCGGTTCCAGGGGCTCCGGCACCTGACGGACGTGGGCGGGGTGCTCTCTCGGCTGGTAGAAGAGCGGACGGCCCTGACCGTCCATCAGAGCACAGGGGGGTGCGGAGTGTGGAGTGGCCTTTCATGACGGCGGCGTCCGGCCCGGTGGAGGTTACGGACGAGGTGCTGCGCGCTCAGTCGCGGCCGGTGCTCTACCACTACGACCCGGCGTTCGTGGATTTCTTCGACCACACGTCCTCGCTGCTCAAGCAGGTCTACCGGACGCAATACGACGTCGTGATCCTGCAGGGGGAGGCGGTGCTGGGGCTCGAGGCGGCCGCAGCGTCGCTGCTCGACCCGGGCGACAAGGTGCTCAACCTGGTGTCAGGCGTTTTCGGCAAGTGGTTCGAGCTGTACGTCGAAAGGCACGGCGGGCAGGTCATCGAGCTCGCCGTGCCGTACAACGAGGCCATCGATCCGGCCGACGTGGAACGTACCCTCGACCGGCATCCGGACGTGAAGGTGCTCTCGGTCGTCCACTCGGAGACCCCCTCGGGCACGATCAACCCGGTCGCCGAGATCGGCCGCATCGCCCGGGAGCGAGGGGTGCTGACCGTCGTCGATACCGTCTCGGGGCTGGGTGGCGAAGTGCTGAGCCCCGAGGAGTGGAACATCGACGTCGCCGTCGCCGGCCCGCAGAAATGCCTGGGGGGGCCGCCCGGGCTTTCGCTCATGGCCGTCAGCCCGGCCGCGTGGGAGGCCATGCAACGCCGTAAGCCGCCGCTCCGGTCGAGCTTCCTGTCGCTGCTTGACTGGAAGGACACGTGGCTCGAGCAGAGGCGGTTCCCGTACACGCCCTCGGTGAGCCTGATCTACGCGCTCGAGTCCGCGCTGCGCCACGTGCTCGAGGTCGGCGTCGAGCCGTACGCGGCGCGCCACGCTGCCATCGCGCGGGCATGCCGGGAAGGCGTGAAGGCTCTCGGGCTGCGGCTGTGGCCGGCCCGGGAGAGTATCGCCGGCAACGCCGTGACGGCGGTGCACGTGCCGGACGGTATCACCGACGAGCAACTGCGCGGCCACATGCGCAGCCGCTACGGGGTCATGATCTCGGGAGGCTACGGGGAACTGGCAGGCAAGCTGTTCCGGCTCGGGCACATGGGCAAGGCGGCGCACCCGGCTTACCTGGCGGCCCAGCTTGCCGTCCTGGAGCGCAGCCTGGCCGACCTGGGGTTCCCCGTCAAGCTCGGCGCGGGGGTCGGCGCCGCGCTCGAAGCGCTCGGCGACTGGCCGCCCGGTGGGTGCTCGGAGGGCAGGTCGAGAAGGCCATGACGCCGGCGCCGGGCCCCACCCGGCTCATCCTCGACTGCGACCCGGGCCATGACGACATGGTGGCCCTGATCCTGGCGGCCCGTCACCCGTCGCTCCGGCTCGAGGCCGTGACGACGGTGGCCGGCAACGCTCCCGTGCGAGACACGACCCGTAACGCGCTGCGCATCCTGCGCGCCATCGGCAGCCGCGTGCCGGTCTACCAGGGCGCCGACCGGCCTCTGATGCGAACGCAGCAGACCGCCCAGGGCTTCCATGGGGAAAACGGGCTGGCCTCCGCGGGCGCCGAACTGCCCCCCTGCGACGAGGCGCCGGCGCCGGGCCACGCGGTCGAGGCCATCATCCGCCTCGTGGAGGCGTCGCCCGGGGAGATCACCGTCGTGACCACGGGCCCGATGACCAACCTCGCCCTTGCCCTTCGCCTTCGGCCGGAGCTCGCCCGCCGGGTGCGTCGGATCGCGTTCATGGGAGGCTCCACGGGGGCCGGCAACGTGACGCCGGCGGCGGAGTTCAACATCTGGGCGGACGCCGAAGCGGCCCGCATCGTGCTCGAGTCGGGGGCGCCGCTTGCGATGTTCGGCTTGAACGTGACCCACCAGGCCCGGCTCACCCCGGCCCACGTGGAGCGCGTGCGGCGCTCCGGTGGGCGGCTCTGCGAGCCGCTGGCGGACCTCCTGACCTTCTACCTGGAGACCAGCGCCCGCCATTTCGGGGAGCGAGAGCTCGGGGCTCCGCTGCACGATCCGTGCCCCGTGGCCTATCTGGCCCGCCCCGAGCTGTTCGAGATGCAGGCGTTGCCGGTGCAGGTCGTGACGGACGGGGGCAGCGCCTACGGCATGACTCTGTGCGACACCAGGGTGCTTC is from Limnochorda sp. L945t and encodes:
- a CDS encoding LacI family DNA-binding transcriptional regulator, which gives rise to MTIKEIAAKLGLSASTVSRALNHPEMVAPETRVRVEAAVRRHRYRPSTIARSLRVRNSQTIGLILADITNPFHAELARAVEAIARARGFTVILSNSDEDSERERASLETLLSWRVRGLIIAPCGRNQDLLQESLRTGIPVVQVDRVIEGLEADAVLVDNRAGARMAVEHLLELGHRRVAHVAGSLHLTTGARRLEGYRQAMAAGGMAPDEAMVAVGDFREEGGYRATLELFGHSANRNLPTALFVANNEMAAGAIRALGELGLSVPEDVSFVCFDDSRWARLMRPSLTVVAQPVGDMGRTAAELLLRRIESGRQQPTTYTLQPSLVKRQSTAMAPPEASLSWGGQDAAEPPGKRRSTRRSLARPAVT
- a CDS encoding DUF998 domain-containing protein, translating into MFGMLGIVAGIVAPILYAVTVVAGAAATPGYSHARNAISELIQTGAPAKASLDPWFLVYNALVVTFGVALSQAFEARTDRHARGAGRFAGGVLAMVGVLGGVMTLWFPMDPIGSEATPAGTGHVVLAGLVSLASMVAMASAGLAFSRSGRWAGYGLYSFVSVTVVFGTGAMAAWSAATGSGWMGLWERLTIGAFLQWLLVVALAVMARRKRPAWVGVGRRPGRIFMR
- a CDS encoding alkaline phosphatase, with protein sequence MRHPVGVGRAAGRTAWGARVVAMALLAAVTLGAWTPPGDVARGQPATHPLQIVLFIGDGMGHQHLELLRAYRHSKPFVDELEPAASLATRSLSGVTDSAAAATALSTGHPTANGMVAMGPHGERWPTLLERAKQAGMRVGLVSTTTVTDATPAAFAAHVERRQEHQSVARQYLDLGVDVILGGGRYQWAHRTPDGGGQALLERARSLGYLVVQASSELRTVAQKAAERSQAAGEQAKLLGLFADGPMAYEAERPPHQPSLAEMTETALRWLDGGSGQPFVLVVEAGRIDHLGHEGRVDILPQEMQALDEAVGVALRFAAKRPGTLVVLTADHETGGLERSAARIWYFRWPGGHTSREVPLRVKGAGAERFQGLRHLTDVGGVLSRLVEERTALTVHQSTGGCGVWSGLS
- a CDS encoding pyridoxal-phosphate-dependent aminotransferase family protein is translated as MEWPFMTAASGPVEVTDEVLRAQSRPVLYHYDPAFVDFFDHTSSLLKQVYRTQYDVVILQGEAVLGLEAAAASLLDPGDKVLNLVSGVFGKWFELYVERHGGQVIELAVPYNEAIDPADVERTLDRHPDVKVLSVVHSETPSGTINPVAEIGRIARERGVLTVVDTVSGLGGEVLSPEEWNIDVAVAGPQKCLGGPPGLSLMAVSPAAWEAMQRRKPPLRSSFLSLLDWKDTWLEQRRFPYTPSVSLIYALESALRHVLEVGVEPYAARHAAIARACREGVKALGLRLWPARESIAGNAVTAVHVPDGITDEQLRGHMRSRYGVMISGGYGELAGKLFRLGHMGKAAHPAYLAAQLAVLERSLADLGFPVKLGAGVGAALEALGDWPPGGCSEGRSRRP
- a CDS encoding nucleoside hydrolase; this encodes MTPAPGPTRLILDCDPGHDDMVALILAARHPSLRLEAVTTVAGNAPVRDTTRNALRILRAIGSRVPVYQGADRPLMRTQQTAQGFHGENGLASAGAELPPCDEAPAPGHAVEAIIRLVEASPGEITVVTTGPMTNLALALRLRPELARRVRRIAFMGGSTGAGNVTPAAEFNIWADAEAARIVLESGAPLAMFGLNVTHQARLTPAHVERVRRSGGRLCEPLADLLTFYLETSARHFGERELGAPLHDPCPVAYLARPELFEMQALPVQVVTDGGSAYGMTLCDTRVLPPERDDRKRNVEVAVRVDAAGFAELVLGALEGL